One window from the genome of Diabrotica virgifera virgifera chromosome 6, PGI_DIABVI_V3a encodes:
- the LOC126886068 gene encoding uncharacterized protein LOC126886068: protein MDAFLKKPRLSTDGGVNSRTQEVPRTKVLRDALSAAGKDNSTLHSASETRWVERHDAVSVFQESFKCIVGALEKVVEWGDEHGSKASSFHACLCKFDFIITLTIMNKMMSLTYIVSKYLQKESIDLSSAMLKIELVQQKFSEMRKEGDKEFLQLYRRAEDMGEKLGIKPKTPRVVGTQRFRSNVEANNPEEYYRIFIFYPYIDEISSSLTERFTSHKDVLIGLDSVLPCNIQQRQFTDLEPTLDFYQSDLVHTNRDILNAEWELWKSHWKIAQVTPKTATSVLKALKDEDDAFPNMKILLGILAVLPVTTASVER, encoded by the exons atggacgCATTTCTAAAAAAACCGAGATTGAGTACGGACGGAGGAGTAAATTCCCGAACTCAAGAAGTACCG CGCACTAAAGTCCTGAGAGATGCCCTGTCCGCTGCAGGCAAAGACAACAGCACACTCCACAGCGCCTCAGAGACACGATGGGTAGAGAGGCATGATGCTGTCAGCGTATTCCAAGAATCGTTTAAGTGCATTGTTGGTGCTTTAGAAAAAGTCGTTGAATGGGGCGATGAGCACGGATCAAAAGCATCCAGTTTCCATGCATGCTTGTGCAAATTTGACTTCATAATAACTTTGACCATTATGAACAAAATGATGTCTTTGACATACATAGTATCCAAGTATTTGCAAAAAGAGTCGATCGACTTGAGTTCAGCTATGCTCAAGATTGAGTTGGTACAACAAAAATTTTCCGAAATGAGAAAAGAAGGCGACAAAGAGTTCTTACAACTGTATAGAAGAGCTGAAGATATGGGAGAGAAACTTGGTATCAAACCAAAAACCCCGAGAGTCGTAGGCACACAAAGATTTAGATCGAACGTAGAAGCCAACAACCCAGAGGAGTATTACAGGATATTTATATTTTACCCGTATATTGACGAAATATCATCTTCACTGACCGAAAGATTCACCAGCCACAAAGATGTGTTAATTGGCCTAGACAGTGTACTTCCTTGCAATATCCAACAAAGGCAGTTCACTGATCTGGAGCCTACCTTGGATTTTTACCAATCCGATTTAGTCCACACAAACCGGGACATCTTGAATGCGGAGTGGGAGTTATGGAAAAGCCACTGGAAGATTGCCCAGGTTACGCCTAAAACTGCTACTTCAGTGCTAAAGGCTTTGAAGGACGAAGATGATGCTTTTCCTAACATGAAAATTCTGCTTGGTATATTGGCAGTCCTCCCTGTCACAACAGCATCAGTTGAAAggtaa